The sequence below is a genomic window from Phoenix dactylifera cultivar Barhee BC4 chromosome 16, palm_55x_up_171113_PBpolish2nd_filt_p, whole genome shotgun sequence.
AATGGAATGTCTATACCATTGGTATTCTTTTtggttctatttattttagtaaTAAGTACTTCATTTCATCTTTTATCCATTATCCTATCTTTCACTTACcaaatatttatgcaaaataatCCCAAATAATCATTAAAGTATCATATGATTTGTTTATCGATTGATGCTTTAATTCATTTTTGTCATGTTCTGTGGTGGTCCTGCTGTTGCCTCTCATATCTATTGTTCAAAATGTTCTAAATACTACATATATCAACCATTAGACATTCTTCTCTGTTGTttgaaattttatctttttaaaaaattccaaaatcTGGGCAAATTTTCAGTCCCACCCCctcaaagggaaaaaaaactcACCACCGCTGCCACCACAGATTCTTTTCTAGCTGTATATTTCTTAAAACTCAAGGTTCTAGTAACCAAGTAACCAAGTAATCATGTTGCAGTAAACTGTTAGATGAATGGACATTTGGTTTATATTGGTCATATTGGATATCTCATGTCCAGAGAAAGAGACCAAGTAACCAAGTAATCACTCAACGTCGATATTCTTCCTAGCAACCAAGTAATCAACCAAAAAAATTGTCTTGTGTATTTAAACTTATGAATAATTTGCTTGCTAAATTTTcttcctgtttttgttgtgagtCCATGTCAAGGGATTCTTCACGGCAACCAAGTAATCACCCAAAAAAGTTGTCTGGTGTGTACGAACTTGTGAAAAATTTGCTTGTTGAAATTTCCTGTGACTTATTGACCTCATTTAGCTTTTATGTGGATAAAATAGACctcatttattttttatgtatatAAAACAAACATGTTTCTCACGTTATCTTctttctaaaattaaatatatatgaaCTGCACTTTTCCTTGATCTAAGTCAAGCACTTGAAAGAAAACTACTCTATCTAAATCAAGTTATTATGGATTTTAATCTTAATCACTTATCTGAAAACTGCATGGTTTGATTTTGTAATGGATAAAGTAATGTTGAACTTTTGTTTCAAAAACACATGTGACCATCTCTGTACCTCCTTTGAGTAAAATTAATGTTTACATCTGACCGTGCAGGTTAGGCTTGAATGGCCACTCCTTGATGGCATATTTGCAGCCCATTTTAGATGTTTGTATCTCCCTTTTTACAGCTGCTTACGTTTCCTTTACAGCCTTACTCACTTGTTTAAGCTAAGAGCACGCTGGCAGTTAGCACACTTTGTTTGGGGAAAAGTCAGGTTCAGGTGCTCCATACTTGGGACAACAAGATAATGCTGCTGCTTGAATTGAACTAACTGCATCCTTTACAAGTTGGccttaaattaatacataactGGAAGTTTTCAGATAAAAagcgttttattttatttcaagcTTGGTCGATGCTTTTACTTAGGAATTGTTCAACCTCTTGTTATGCACATAGAGTTCTGGAGCATGTGGCTCGTATAGTTTGTTTTTTATTTGGCTGCATTCTCACTTTCCTTTGCCCTGTTCAGTGAATGCGATTCTGTGCTGCTGAAAATTTCCCAGTGTGGAAATTGTCAAAGCAATCATAAATTTCAATAATCATAAAGTGTAAGTTTATCTTTGTTGACATCAGTTTGATTTGTTTTTGGAGTTTGTTCATCAACTCCTTAGACTTTTGATTTTTTAAGGTGTTAACACCGTTATAAATTTGTTGTTAACTACTTGTCCATGTATATTTTTTGGTCTATCAGCACAGGTCACTGCCCACATGATGAGGGCATGGAGTGTATTTGAAAACTATGGAAATATGGGATTCCGTCCTTCTAAACGAGCACTTCTGAGGAGGTAATATATTAGTTACTCAAAATAGAACTGCAATGAAGTTGAACTTCTATTGGATACTGCTTTTTCATTAGTAAATTTGTATCATGTTTTCGAGATAATAGTGCTAAAAAATAACTATATTCGAAGATTAACTACAacatatttcattttttttctgctGAGTTGTGTTCCACACATTCCTATTCTGTGAAAAAAATAcgtggaaaaggaaaaaaatcaacAATTGAAGGTATGTTCGAAAATGAAGTATCATGTAAAATATTTGACCAGTAAATTGAGTTTTCAATTTAAATTTATGCCAATAAACATTAGTTGGTATACAATATGAGGTAGTTGAGCCAGGTCTCCAGCATGTAGGCACCCTAGGTAACTTCTTGACTGTGCCCAAGGATCATATTCCTGAGTTCTTATGTTAAGGAGCTACTAAGTGAGACAGAGGTAGGGGAGAGAACAAAACGAATTAGATAGAGAGAAAAAGTACCCTGAGACGTgatatgtgaaaaaaaaaaaaagaaaaaataatggaCACTGGAATTTATATGATTTGCATTGGTCTAATTGTGAATTTTCTGTTTGAAGGCATGTTCTGAAGTTGATGAAGGTTAGATTGCTGCTGCTTCTGCTACCACCATGGCTAAATATCCATTCTATAGTATCTTATTATTACATGAATTTTGTCATTGTACTAATGTTATAGGAGAAGATGCTATGAGCATTCCCCGTAGTTGCTTTCAGTCGTGCTTCATGGGGAGGCATTATATGATGGTGCTAAAATATTTTGGGGTGCTTGTGCTCAGAGAATCCATTCTTTCATTATCTTTGGTTAGGCAGGAAATCGATGCTATGTTGGTTATACCTTTTAGAGatgtcttttttttaatttatttgattGTGTTTGGAGGAGGTTACTTAGGAGTACTACTTCAATGCCTGTGAAAGCAATTCCTGGGAAATATACGACCTCATTTGCTCTCGATAATGTGGTATTTGGTTGTACATGAGCAATGGTGAACCTTCGTAGAGGGTAATGATCTAGTGATCACAGCTCAATGTGAAGGTTAATGAATCATTATGGTGTTTCCTAAATCTGAGAGACAAATTTTCGGGGAGACAGAAAATTGGATAATACTTAATGCTGCAATGAGATCTTATAAAGCTCCATGATTTTGAAATTTGATCAATTTAAACTGCTTCGACCTTGGAAAATTTTTATCAGCCACGAGCTATCTACAGGGAGTAGAATCTCTGGGTGCGCTCGACGAACTTTTGGCCCGGGTATTGTACAAACACCGTCCAATTTTGTGATGATCCTTCCGGATCCAGATTCTGAAAATTACTCTTAGGTTGGCTTTAAACGTCGTGCTGATCCTCTCTGTCAGACCAAAAAAAGTCTTATCTCTATGGTAGGGGCTCGTCTTGGTAATCAGATTTGGATGATTTGATGGAAATCCCACCTTATCCATCTATCATCGAAAATTAGAAATCTTCTGACGCTTCGATTTCCGATGCTGAGCTGATAGTGAGGCTTTCTAAACTAGGTATATATTCAGGAAGACCAAGTGGGACGTGAATTGAGTGGCCATTTATGGGCTTGCGATCCGAGCGGGCGAGCTACCCACTGCACTTTGTGACATTTTATTTActaattttattggatgcatcCATATTTGTGTAGTATGACTTGCCAGCTTtaatgcaaaaagaaaaaaaaagaaaaaaaaaagaaaaagaagaagaagaagcaacccGCCCCCTCGATTGCTTCGGTGTATGTACAAGAGAGAGTCAGAAATCGCAGAAAGGGACTACCAGGTGCCACACAGATTGTAGCAGGAGCAGGCGGAGGTGAGAAAAGTAGGAAAATACGGCTTCTCCGTTGCCGAGACCAGCTACTTGATATCGCACTCATCCGGAATATTCCGATCCCATTAGAAGGAGCGGCAGAGGTTATAAGGAGCGCATTCGAGCACCGCCGTCCACACGccgctcctccccctccccctccccctccccctccccatccggtgatgcctcctcctccgccgttgGATCTTGCTATCACCACCCATCCCCACCGGCGGATACCGCCCGATCTCGGTATCAGTCTTCCGCAGCATCGCCCACATCACGTGCAAGTCCTCGTACTCGCACGTCCTCACCTCCTTCCTCAGCTTCCACAATCCTGTATGTCGTCAATCGAATCAAGTCCCATCGAATTCGAGTCCGAGGGTTCTGATCGTTGGAGAAAAGTGTCATCGGAAACTTACCGGTTTTCCGAACGCCGATGCGTGTAGCCACGTTGATCCAGACTTGCCTCATCGGAATCACCACCCGATCCCACAAGCACTCCATCCCTCCCAAATCCCTTCCTCTCCTTGTATTCCGAATTCCGATAGCCTAGCGACAGAGAGCGAgagcgcgagagagagagagagagattggatgATCTGAAGAAGCAAAGGAGAAAAATTTTAACCAAAATCTCTTTCGGAAGCCCCTCTCGGTCTCCGGTCTCTAAATCTTTTTCCCGGAGCCGGGCTACTTCCCTTCTTAAAAATGGCTCCCGTACGCGTTACTATTAGCGGCGCGGGGGTGGTCCCCGCCGCGTGATGTCAGCGTGTCCCCACCGCGTCTTACTCGACAGGACGCGGACGGCCTTCTCAACCGTACACGTGGAGCGCTTGCGGGCTTCAACTCTTCTCGTGCCGTATGGTTCCGCAGAGATATTTGTGTGTGTGGTCGAGGTTTCGCTGTCTACCGTCAGGAAGGGGAGGGCGGCCTCGGATGCCGGCATGTGAGCTGATGCGCGTCGGATCGTACGGCCTAGATCTCGAGAAGATGCGTGAGATCTGGGCTTGTCGCCGGTTGGGTCCCTGTCGGACCTCGTTAGATAAAAAGGACACCTTTTTTGTCGTCGGCCGTCGGGCGGCCCATATTTTTCGGATTTTTGAAATAGGAGCGCGGGCCTGATAGAGAATGCCAAGCAtcaccaccaaggtggtagcccagtTGGAACGGGACATTTGCTTCtaaccaagtggttccaggttcgaaacgcacgggcgtcgattaaatttggggaccggatgccccgcgcttggacacggggtctggaagtgctactggtcggctggtagcctgggtggtgccaggtgtgacgtactcacacggggTACTCGTGCTAGGGCCCAGTGGGGTAACTGAGCCGGGGCCacaggtggggagggtatgagtaaaaaatGGCTGGGGTCTGGTGAGCTGGGTCTATACCAAACGGtcattctgcccgcatcgaacatgctCCTGGCGGGGTGAGGGCCCAGtgtggggctgctacgcgggatGGGCTTGCCCTTCCCCCtcttccccttttttcattaaaaaaaaaaaaaaaaaaaaagccaagcaTCCCCCCGGCTCCGGATGTCGCGTTCAAG
It includes:
- the LOC103700814 gene encoding uncharacterized protein LOC103700814 translates to MECLWDRVVIPMRQVWINVATRIGVRKTGLWKLRKEVRTCEYEDLHVMWAMLRKTDTEIGRYPPVGMGGDSKIQRRRRRHHRMGRGRGRGRGRSGVWTAVLECAPYNLCRSF